In one window of Gorilla gorilla gorilla isolate KB3781 chromosome 2, NHGRI_mGorGor1-v2.1_pri, whole genome shotgun sequence DNA:
- the MRPL47 gene encoding large ribosomal subunit protein uL29m isoform X2 codes for MLLTLEQEAKRQRLPMPSPERLDKVVDSMDALDKVVQEREDALRLLQTGQERARPGAWRRDIFGRIIWHKFKQWVIPWHLNKRYNRKRFFALPYVDHFLRLEREKRARIKARKENLERKKAKILLKKFPHLAEAQKSSLV; via the exons atgcttCTAACCCTAGAGCAGGAGGCCAAGCGGCAGAGATTGCCAATGCCAAGTCCAGAGCGGTTAGATAAG GTAGTAGATTCCATGGATGCATTAGATAAAGTTGTCCAGGAAAGAGAAGATGCCCTAAGGCTTCTTCAGACTGGTCAAGAAAGAGCTAGACCTGGTGCTTGGAGAAGAGACATCTTTGGAAGAATCATCTG GCACAAGTTCAAGCAGTGGGTTATACCTTGGCACCTAAATAAAAGATACAATAGGAAACGATTCTTTGCCTTGCCTTATGTGGACCATTTTCTCAG ACTGGAACGTGAGAAACGAGCCCGCATCAAAGCACGGAAGGAAAatttagagagaaagaaagcaaaaattcttttaaaaaagtttccacATCTTGCTGAAGCCCAAAAGTCAAGTCTTGTCTAA